One segment of Meriones unguiculatus strain TT.TT164.6M chromosome X, Bangor_MerUng_6.1, whole genome shotgun sequence DNA contains the following:
- the Rbmx gene encoding RNA-binding motif protein, X chromosome, producing the protein MVEADRPGKLFIGGLNTETNEKALEAVFGKYGRIVEVLLMKDRETNKSRGFAFVTFESPADAKDAARDMNGKSLDGKAIKVEQATKPSFESGRRGLPPPPRSRGPPRGLRGTRGGSGGARGPPSRGGHMDDGGYSMNFTMSSSRGPLPVKRGPPPRSGGPPPKRPAPSGPVRNSSGMGGRAPVSHGRDSYGGPPRREPLPSRRDVYLSPRDDGYSTKDSYSSRDYPSSRDTRDYAPPPRDYTYRDYGHSSSRDDYPSRGYGDRDGYGRDRDYSDHPGGGSYRDTYESYGNSRSGPPTRGPPPSYGGSSRYDDYSSSRDGYGGSRDSYSSSRSDLYSSGRDRVGRQERGLPPSMERGYPPPRDSYSSSSRGAPRGGGRGGSRSDRGGGRSRY; encoded by the exons ATGGTTGAAGCAGATCGTCCAGGAAAGCTCTTTATTGGTGGGCTTAacacagaaacaaatgaaaaagccCTTGAAGCAGTATTTGGCAAATATGGACGAATAGTGGAAG TGCTTTTGATGAAGGACAGAGAGACCAATAAGTCAAGAGGTTTTGCTTTTGTGACTTTTGAAAGCCCAGCAGATGCAAAGGATGCTGCCAGAGACATGAATGGAAAG tccttaGATGGAAAAGCCATCAAGGTGGAGCAAGCCACCAAACCATCATTTGAAAGTGGCAGGCGTGGACTACCTCCACCTCCAAGAAGCAGAGGCCCTCCCAGAGGTCTTCGGGGAACAAGAGGAGGGAGTGGAGGAGCAAGAGGACCCCCTTCACGTGGAGGACACATGG ACGATGGTGGCTATTCCATGAATTTTACCATGAGTTCTTCAAGGGGTCCTCTTCCAGTAAAAAGAGGACCACCACCACGAAGTGGTGGTCCTCCTCCTAAAAGACCAGCCCCTTCAGGACCAGTCCGCAACAGCAGTGGAATGGGAGGAAGAG CTCCAGTGTCTCATGGGAGAGATAGTTATGGAGGCCCCCCACGAAGGGAACCCCTGCCTTCTCGAAGAGATGTTTATTTGTCCCCGAGAGATGATGGATATTCCACTAAAGACAG CTATTCAAGCAGAGACTATCCAAGTTCTCGAGACACAAGAGATTATGCACCACCGCCAAGAGATTATACATACCGTGATTATGGTCATTCCAGTTCACGTGATGACTATCCATCCAGAGGCTATGG tgatagAGACGGATATGGTCGGGACCGTGACTACTCAGATCATCCAGGCGGAGGTTCCTATAGAGATACATATGAGAGCTATG GTAACTCACGTAGTGGTCCACCTACACGAGGGCCCCCGCCATCTTATGGTGGAAGCAGTCGCTATGATGATTACAGCAGCTCACGTGACGGCTATGGTGGAAGTCGAGACAGTTACTCAAGCAGCCGAAGTGATCTCTACTCAAGTGGTCGTGATCGCGTTGGCAGACAAGAACGAGGGCTTCCCCCTTCTATGGAAAGGGGGTACCCTCCTCCACGTGATTCCTACAGCAGTTCAAGCCGCGGAGCACCAAGAGGTGGTGGCCGCGGAGGAAGCCGATCTGATAgagggggaggcagaagcagatatTAG